CATGAAGACCATGTCCACGTGGAACTCGTCGAACACCGGGTGGAAGACCGCGATGATGTCGTTGTCGTAGCCCTTGTAGGTGCACGTGTAACCCGGGTGGTGGTAGTAGACGAAGGTCCAGGCGGCGTTGCGGTGCGCTTGCAGATCGGCGCGCAGCCAGGCGACCTGGCGAGTACGGTCGTAGATCGACCCGGAAGCGCTGTCCAGGGCGATGAAGTGCGCGTTGCCGCGGTCGAACGAGTAATAGTGTTCGTTGTTGGGCAGGTACCACTGGAGGCGGAAGTTCGTCTCCGGGTCCACGTGCCAGTCGTGGTTGCCGAGGGCCGGCCAGACGGCGACGTTGCGCAAGAGAGGCGCCCAGGGCCGCATCAGGTTGGCATCGTAATCTGCCGCCTCGCCGTCGGGATAGACGATGTCGCCGAGCAACAGGCCGATCTCGGCGCGCGGGCTCGTTTGCAGGATGCGCTGCGCGGTCAGCTCCTGTTCGCCGCCCGGGTCCCCGATGTCGCCGGTGGCGAAGAAGCTGAACTGATCGTCGGCGGGGCCGGCATCGGTGTCGAAGAAGTAGGTGTTGCCACCCGCCAGGTTCTCGCCGTTCGCCCGCACCCGATAGTAGTAGCGCTGGCCGGGCTCCAGATTCTGTATCTCGATGGCATGGGTCTGCGTCACGGGCCCAGTCACCGAGGCGCCGTAGTCGAGCGTCGCGCCGTAATCCACTGTTGCTGCCACCGCCTCCAGCGTACGGAAGGCGAGGATCACCGCCGTCCTACCGAGGGATTGCAGGTAGGGAGCGCGCGTGAGCGTCGCCGACACCGGACCTGGGCCGGGGCCCGGCGGCGCCGGCGGATCGCTCGGCGCCGAGGGGCTGCCATCGTTGACGAGGAAGTCGCACGCCAGCGCCGTGGTGAGCAACGAGAGCACGATGAGTAGCAGCGTGAGAATCGGTCTGCGGCTCCCGGCGTTGCGGGATTCAGAAGTCCGTTGCAGGGTGGTCATGACGCCTGCCCTCGCGCGGAAGATGTGGAAACTCCTTGGTATTTACCCGCGACGCGCGCATACAACGTGCCAGTCCTGGAAGCAACTCGCCCTGGGGCACGAGATTCCTCGCCACGGCTCCGCCGGCGCCCCAGCGGAGACGACTCTATTTCTGGGCTTCCAGCGGTACGAGGAGAGGGTACCGTATCCCGATGGAGATTTGTGTGGTGGGAGCGGGCGCGGCCGGCCTCATGGCCGCCATCTGGGCGCGCCGCACTGCGCCCGAAGCACAGGTGATGCTGCTCGATGGGGCCCGCCGTCTCGGTGCCAAGATCCTCATCTCCGGCGGTGGTCGTTGCAATGTCACCCACACGCAGGTGGACGAGAACGATTTCAGCGGCTCTTCCCCCATGGCGATCCGGAAGGTGCTGCGCCGCTTCGACATCGAGCAAACCCTCGAGTTCTTCCGCGCTCTCGGTGTGGCGTTGAAACGTGAACCGACGGGCAAGCTCTTCCCCACCGATGACCGCGCGCGCACCGTGCTCGAGGCGCTCTTGCGCGAAGCGACCGCTCGCGGTGTCACCATCGCCCACCCGCGGCGCGTCGAGGAGATCACCGCTCTCCCGCCGCTTGTCGGCGCGGAGCGCCGGCGTTTCCGCGTTTCCGGGGAGTGGGGAAGCGTGGAGGCGGACCGCGTCGTCGTCGCCACCGGGGGTCTCAGTGTCCCGAAGACGGGTTCCGATGGGGCGGGGTATACCTGGGTGCGCCAACTCGGGCACGAAGTGACGCGGCTCTTTCCGGGGCTCGTGCCCCTGACGCTACCGCGGGGGCACTTCCTCACCGCGCTCCGCGGCATCGCCGTCCCCGTCACCCTCGAGTTGCGTTCGGGCCCGGGAAAGCGCCTCGCGGCAACCACCGGACCGCTGCTTTGCACGCACTTCGGCGTCTCCGGCCCCGCCGTCTTGGACATGAGCCGACACTATCTGGACGCGCTGCACCAGGATGCAGGGGTGAAGTTGCACGTCTGCTGGCTTCCCCGGCAGACGCCCGCGGAGATCGATGGCGCTTTGCAGTCTCTCCAAGACCTGAGACCGGCGGGCTGGCTCGCGCGGCTGCTGCCGGAGCGTCTGGCGCGGGCTTTGTGCGCCGCGGCAGAGGTGCCCGCAGACGCCACCGGGCACGCCCTTCCCCGTGAGGCGCGCCGCGCCTTGGTGAACCTGCTCACCGCGATGCACCTCCCTGTCACCGGCAGCCGCGGCTTCGCCGTCGCCGAAGTGACTGCCGGCGGCGTGCCGCTGGCGGAGCTCCGCCTGGAGACGATGGAATCGCGCCGGCAGAGCGGCTTGCACCTCTGCGGCGAGATCTGCGATGTGGATGGCCGGCTCGGTGGTTTCAACTTCCAGTGGGCCTGGGCGAGCGGTTACGTTGCCGGAGTGGGGGCCGCCCGCTCGGTGTAGGGCGCACCCAGTGGCGCCGGACGCTTGGAGCCAGCGTGCGTGCTCGCTTCGTCTATCTCCTCCTGGTCGTCACGCTCCTCGTGGCCGGCGCGATACCGCCGATCATGCGCCCCTGGATCTGCGACGACGCCTTCATCACCCTGCGCTACGTCCGCAATGCGAATGCCGGCCTCGGCCTCGTCTACAACGCCGGCGAGCACGTCGAGGGCTACACTCATTTCCTCTGGACCATCCTGCTCTGGTTTTTCGCCCGACTGGGCATCGATCCCGTGGTGGTCGGTACGTGGCTCCCCTTGCCCTTCCATCTCGCCACCCTCTGGCTGTTGCTCCGCGCCAGTCAAACCCTCTGGCCGGCAGGGGCATTCCCCGCGCCGCGCCGCAAGCAGTCGGCGGATCGCTCCGCCGGGCGCAGCAAGACGGCGGTCGAGGGATCGCAGGCGGGGAACAAGACGAAGGCAGTGGTTTTCGCCCTTCCCGTCGCAGCCGCCCTCTGGGCGGTGCATCGGGATGCGCTCGTGTTCGCGAGCGGCGGCTTGGAGACGGCGGCGTATGGCTTCTTCCTCCTCCTCGGCTTTTCCCTGCTCGCCGCCGGCGGTGGCTCACGGTCGCGAGACGCAGCGATGGCGGCCTACGCCGGCGCTGCCCTGCTGCGTCCCGAAGGTCTGCTGCACTTAGGTGTAGCCCTCGCGACTCTGACCCGCACCCCACGCCGCGACCTCCTGCGCGCCGGTTGCATCGCTGCTCTCCTCGTGGCACCGCTCTACGTTTGGCGACTCGCGTACTACCACGACATCCTGCCCAACGCTTACTACGCCAAGTCGGCCGCCCACGCGCGCTGGGGCCAAGGGTGGTTCTACGTCGGCCTGTTCGGCCGCTACTACGCCGCCCTCGGCATCGCCGCTCTCGCCGGCATGGCACTGGTGGCGCGCTCCCGCGCACCGCGCCCCCTTCTCCTGGCAGCGGCACACGCCCTCGTCATCGTTCTCACCACGGCGTATGTGGGCGGCGACTTCATGTTCGCCCGCTTCCTCCTACCGGCGACGCCCTTCCTCGCCCTCCTGGCCGAGCACGCGGTGCGGCAAGCGCGTACGGCGCGCACGGCCTTGGCGACGCTCCTCATCCTGGCAACCTTGGCGGGCGGGATCTGGCGGGAGCGAACCATGCGCTGGCCCAAGATGCCGCGCGGCATCGTGGACGAACATTCCTTCTATCCGTTGGCGGACGTCAAAGCGCGGCGCGCCCATGGAGAGCTCATCGCCTCCTGTCTGGGCTCGTCCGACGCGGCCTTCCTCGTCCTCGGTGCCCAGGCGATGCTCGCCTACTACGGCCGCTTCCCCGTCGCCATCGAGATGCACGGCCTGACTGATCGCACCATCGCCCGCGCGCCGCTGCCGAGCCGTGGCCGCCCGGGACACGAACGGCAACCGACGATGCAGTACCTATTCCAGCGCCAGGTGCGCTTCATGATCTTGCAACCCGGCACCCAACCGAAGAAGGACTTCGCGCGCATCCGCTTCGGCGACATCCTGGGCGAGATCGTCACCTATGACCGGCGTCTCATGGAGCAGGTGCGGCGGTGCAAGGAGGTGGAGTTCGTCGACTTCCCGGCGTACCTGGACGAATACCTGCGCCGAGCCCCGAGCCTTTCGGCCGACGCCCTCGCCCGCGATCTCGCCACCTTCAAGTGGTACTACTTCGACCTCAATGACGATCCGGAGCGGCTCGGTCGCCTGCAGTCTTTGCTGCAGGAAAAACGCGGCCACTGATCAGCGGTAGAGACTCTTCAGCCGGGTCCAGGTGGTCGAGGTGGCGGCGGTGGTTTCGACGAAGCGCTGCACCCGCGAGTTCACTGCATCGGTGACGTAGACGCTGCCGCGCGAATCGAGCGCGATGCCGGCAGGAGTATCGAACTGGCCTTCGCCCTTGCCCCAGGCGCCCCAGCGGGTCAAGTAGCCGCCGCTCGCGTCGAACACTTGCACTCTGTGGTTCCCCATGTCGGCCACGAACACGCGCCCGTTGCGATCCATGGCCATGCCGCCGATGCCGGAGAACCGGCCCGCGGTGCTGCCCCTGCTGCCCCAGGCGCCCAAGAAAGTGCCGTGGTCGTCGAACCTCTGGATGCGATTGGTGCCGAAGTCGCCGACGTAGACCACGCCATCGGGACTCACCAGAACCGACACCGGTTCGAGGAACTGCCCGTTGCCGGTGCCCTCGGTGCCCCATTGCAGCTGGTAGCGGCCCTGGGAGTCGAACTTCTGCACGCGATGATTGTGGTAGTCAGCGACGTAGACGAAGTTCTGCGCGTCCACCGCGAGGCCCAGCGGCCAGTTCAGTTGACCCTTGCGCGAGCCAAAGGACCCCCAGGAGAGAAGCACCCGCCCATTCGAGTCGTACTTGACGATGCGACTGTTGCCGCGATCGGCGACGTAGATGTTGCCGTTCGCATCGATGGCGATGCCGACGGGGCCGTCGAACTCTCCTCGTCCCGGCCCCCATCCACCCCAGGAGAGGACGAACTGGCAGTCCGAGTCGAACTCCTGCACCCGGTGGTTTTGCGAGTCGACGACGTAAATGTTGTCGGCCCGGTCGATGGCGATCCCCGTGGGGTCGAAGAACTGGCCGTTCTGCGAGCCTTGGACGCCCCAGGAGCCGATGCAAGCGTAGGTCTGGGCCCCGGCCCGGGCGACCAAGCCTGCGAGGCCGGCCGCCGCCAGAAGCAGCGAGACCCAGGCGCGCAGGACGCCGGCGGTCCGGGGGGAGAACGGAAGCACGTGGCGATCTAACGACACTCGGAAATCCGCGCCCGGCGGTACGAACCGCCGCTCGAACAGGCTCGACATGGAGCTGGGCGCGTCCCGATTGTACAGCAGACGCGGTGGGGAGCCTCGCGGTACGAAATGCACGCTGCTTTCGCAGGGCGCACCCCTCCTCACCGACCGATCTCTTGCCGAGCCTGGGTGGTTTTCCCCGTTCGGCGGCGTTCCGGCAATCGTTGACCCCCAAGATCGATCGA
This genomic interval from Candidatus Krumholzibacteriia bacterium contains the following:
- a CDS encoding aminoacetone oxidase family FAD-binding enzyme, whose product is MGAGAAGLMAAIWARRTAPEAQVMLLDGARRLGAKILISGGGRCNVTHTQVDENDFSGSSPMAIRKVLRRFDIEQTLEFFRALGVALKREPTGKLFPTDDRARTVLEALLREATARGVTIAHPRRVEEITALPPLVGAERRRFRVSGEWGSVEADRVVVATGGLSVPKTGSDGAGYTWVRQLGHEVTRLFPGLVPLTLPRGHFLTALRGIAVPVTLELRSGPGKRLAATTGPLLCTHFGVSGPAVLDMSRHYLDALHQDAGVKLHVCWLPRQTPAEIDGALQSLQDLRPAGWLARLLPERLARALCAAAEVPADATGHALPREARRALVNLLTAMHLPVTGSRGFAVAEVTAGGVPLAELRLETMESRRQSGLHLCGEICDVDGRLGGFNFQWAWASGYVAGVGAARSV
- a CDS encoding 6-bladed beta-propeller: MSLDRHVLPFSPRTAGVLRAWVSLLLAAAGLAGLVARAGAQTYACIGSWGVQGSQNGQFFDPTGIAIDRADNIYVVDSQNHRVQEFDSDCQFVLSWGGWGPGRGEFDGPVGIAIDANGNIYVADRGNSRIVKYDSNGRVLLSWGSFGSRKGQLNWPLGLAVDAQNFVYVADYHNHRVQKFDSQGRYQLQWGTEGTGNGQFLEPVSVLVSPDGVVYVGDFGTNRIQRFDDHGTFLGAWGSRGSTAGRFSGIGGMAMDRNGRVFVADMGNHRVQVFDASGGYLTRWGAWGKGEGQFDTPAGIALDSRGSVYVTDAVNSRVQRFVETTAATSTTWTRLKSLYR
- a CDS encoding metallophosphoesterase family protein encodes the protein MTTLQRTSESRNAGSRRPILTLLLIVLSLLTTALACDFLVNDGSPSAPSDPPAPPGPGPGPVSATLTRAPYLQSLGRTAVILAFRTLEAVAATVDYGATLDYGASVTGPVTQTHAIEIQNLEPGQRYYYRVRANGENLAGGNTYFFDTDAGPADDQFSFFATGDIGDPGGEQELTAQRILQTSPRAEIGLLLGDIVYPDGEAADYDANLMRPWAPLLRNVAVWPALGNHDWHVDPETNFRLQWYLPNNEHYYSFDRGNAHFIALDSASGSIYDRTRQVAWLRADLQAHRNAAWTFVYYHHPGYTCTYKGYDNDIIAVFHPVFDEFHVDMVFMGHAHTYERLYPLRGSDTPLDVDQEPHYTNPSGTIYIISGAGSKNEGTTTPDCAINAVSIDRTILFTHVTVSGNTVRVRTIQSQTGSVLDDMTVTKTGV